The Pyrus communis chromosome 9, drPyrComm1.1, whole genome shotgun sequence genome has a segment encoding these proteins:
- the LOC137745131 gene encoding protein PELOTA 1-like, translating to MKIVRKDYIPGGPGSVKMIPVDSDDLWYAYNLIAPGDTVMAVTVRKVLREAAGGGRDAERVKLKLEIKVEEVADFDKVGAVLRIRGKNILENEYVKIGAFHTLELELHRPFVLRKDVWDSLALHELHQASDPGASADLAVVLMQEGLAHILLIGKSMTITRSRIETSIPRKHGPGIAGYESALNKFFENVLQAFLKHVDFSVVRCAVIASPGFTKDQFHRHLLLEAERKQLRAIIENKSRIILVHTSSGYKHSLREVMDAPNVMNMIKDTQAAQEVRVLQDFFGMLSNDPDRACYGPKHVEVAHDRMAIQTLLITDELFRNADVVARQRYANLVKSVKDSGGTVHIFSSLHVSGEQLAQITGIAAILRFPLPDLDDIEM from the exons ATGAAGATTGTCCGGAAGGACTATATTCCCGGCGGACCCGGCAGCGTTAAG ATGATACCGGTAGATTCCGATGATTTGTGGTATGCTTATAATTTGATTGCTCCGGGAGATACAGTCATGGCTGTCACTGTTAG GAAAGTTCTAAGAGAAGCTGCTGGTGGTGGAAGAGATGCAGAGCGCGTGAAGCTGAAGTTAGAAATCAAAGTCGAGGAG GTTGCTGACTTTGACAAAGTAGGAGCTGTCTTGCGTATACGTGGGAAGAATATCCTGGAGAATGAATATGTAAAG ATAGGAGCATTTCACACTTTGGAGCTTGAGCTGCACCGACCTTTTGTCTTAAGGAAG GATGTCTGGGACTCATTGGCCTTGCACGAACTCCATCAAGCCTCCG ATCCCGGTGCAAGTGCTGATCTAGCTGTGGTTTTAATGCAAGAAGGATTAGCACATATTCTCCTTATTGGTAAAAG TATGACAATTACTCGTTCACGAATAGAAACTTCAATTCCTCGCAAGCACGGACCTGGGATTGCAGGTTATGAGTCg GCTTTGAATAAGTTCTTTGAGAACGTGTTACAG GCATTCTTGAAGCACGTTGATTTCAGTGTTGTTCGCTGTGCTGTGATTGCAAGTCCAGGTTTCACAAAG GATCAGTTTCATCGTCACCTATTATTGGAAGCAGAAAGAAAACAGCTGAGAGCTATTATTGAGAACAAGTCACGGATTATTCTTGTGCACACAAGCTCAGGTTACAA GCATAGCTTAAGGGAGGTTATGGATGCTCCAAATGTTATGAATATGATAAAAGATACTCAAGCGGCGCAAGAG GTTCGAGTTCTCCAAGATTTCTTTGGCATGCTTTCAAAT GATCCGGATCGTGCATGCTATGGACCGAAGCATGTTGAAGTTGCTCATGATCGAATGGCTATCCAAACCCTTTTGATAACGGATGAACTCTTCAG GAATGCCGACGTAGTAGCGAGGCAAAGGTATGCCAATTTGGTGAAATCAGTGAAGGATTCAGGGGGCACTGTtcatatcttttcttctttgcATGTTTCGGGAGAAC AACTGGCGCAGATAACTGGCATTGCTGCAATCCTTCGTTTTCCTCTACCCGACCTGGACGATATAGAGATGTAA
- the LOC137745018 gene encoding eukaryotic translation initiation factor 3 subunit B-like encodes MADVMAYNDIEATAARIGIDLSQLDLDSIRLPSGEDFGIISDDEDIYKVDNSELDAGFGNIIVVDNLPVVPLEKFEKLENVIRKIYSQIGVIKDDGFWMPLDPETNKTLGYCFLEFNTPQEAELAKERTHGYKLDRSHIFVVNMFEDFDRFMKVPDQWAPPESKPYTPGENLQQWLTDEKARDQMVIRYGADTEVLWNDARHLKPEPFYKRTFWTESFVQWSPLGTYLATVHRLGVAVWGGASTFNRLMRYAHSQVRLIDFSPGEKYLVTYSSHEPSNPRDANRVVINIFDVRTGKVMRDFKGSPDDFATGGAGGVAGVSWPVFKWAGGKDDKYFARMGKNVISVYETETFSLVDKKSMKVENVMDFSWSPTDPILALFVPELGGGNQPARVSLVQIPAKEELRQKNLFSVSDCKMYWQSNGEYLAVQVDRYTKTKKSTYTGFELFRIKERDIPIEVLELENKNDKIIAFAWEPKGHRFAVIHCDNTNANNNPRPDISFYSMRSAHNTGRVSKLTTLKGKQANALYWSPTGRFIILAGLKGFNGQLEFYNVDELETMATAEHFMATDIEWDPTGRYVATAVTSVHEMENGFNIWTFNGKLLYRTLKDHFFQFLWRPRPPSLLTPEKEEEIAKNLKKYSKKYEAEDQDVSIFLSEQDREKRRMLKEEWEKWVAHWKQKHEEEKEARKNLRDGEASDEEEEYEAKAIEVEEVINQVEEVVSFEE; translated from the exons ATGGCGGACGTCATGGCGTACAACGACATAGAGGCGACGGCGGCCCGAATCGGAATCGACCTCTCGCAGCTCGACCTCGATTCTATCCGCCTCCCTTCCGGCGAAGACTTTGGCATTATTAG TGACGATGAGGATATATACAAAGTGGACAATTCGGAGTTGGACGCAGGGTTTGGCAACATAATTGTTGTTGATAACCTCCCTGTTGTTCCTTTGGAAAAGTTTGAGAAACTCGAAAACGTTATTCGTAAAATCTACAGTCAGATTGGTGTGATCAAAGACGACGGCTTTTGGATGCCTCTTGACCCCGAAACCAATAAAACCTTGGGTTATTGCTTCCTTGAGTTTAATACTCCTCAG GAAGCTGAGCTTGCCAAAGAGAGGACTCATGGATACAAGCTGGATCGATCACATATTTTTGTTGTCAACATGTTTGAAGACTTTGATCGGTTCATGAAAGTTCCCGATCAATGGGCCCCTCCTGAAAGTAAACCGTATACTCCAGGG GAAAACCTTCAACAATGGCTGACTGACGAAAAGGCCAGGGACCAAATGGTCATTCGTTATGGTGCAGACACTGAAGTGCTATGGAATGATGCAAGGCACCTGAAGCCAGAACCGTTCTACAAACGCACT TTCTGGACTGAGAGCTTCGTGCAGTGGTCCCCTCTAGGGACTTACCTGGCCACTGTTCACAGACTGGGTGTTGCAGTCTGGGGAGGCGCCTCTACGTTCAATCGTCTGATGCGTTATGCTCATTCCCag GTTCGACTGATTGATTTCTCACCTGGTGAGAAATACTTGGTGACTTACAGCAGCCATGAACCAAGCAATCCTCGTGATGCAAAT AGGGTAGTGATAAACATTTTTGATGTGAGGACCGGAAAAGTAATGAGAGATTTTAAAGGAAGCCCAGATGATTTTGCTACTGGAGGAGCTGGAGGTGTTGCTGGGGTGTCTTGGCCTGTTTTCAA ATGGGCCGGGGGAAAAGACGACAAGTACTTTGCCAGAATGGGAAAAAATGTCATCTCTGTATATGAAACGGAGACATTTTCCCTTGTAGACAAAAAGTCAATGAAGGTGGAAAACGTTATGGACTTCAGTTGGTCACCAACTGATCCGATCCTTGCGCTATTTGTTCCTGAACTGGGTGGTGGCAACCAGCCTGCGAGG GTGAGTCTTGTTCAAATCCCCGCTAAGGAGGAGTTGAGGCAGAAGAATCTTTTCAGTGTCAGCGATTGCAAAATGTACTGGCAGAGCAACGGGGAGTATCTAGCTGTTCAAGTTGATCGCTacaccaaaacaaagaaaagcacATACACTGGATTTGAGCTTTTCAGAATCAAGGAGCGGGACATTCCTATTGAAGTTTTGGAATTGGAGAATAAAAACGACAAAATTATTGCATTCGCTTGGGAGCCTAAGGGCCACAGGTTCGCGGTAATTCATTGTGATAACACGAACGCGAATAACAACCCAAGGCCCGACATAAGTTTCTACTCCATGCGAAGTGCTCACAATACTGGCCGTGTTTCGAAGCTCACTACTCTCAAAGGAAAGCAGGCAAATGCTCTCTACTGGTCACCTACCGGGCGCTTCATCATTTTGGCGGGATTGAAAGGTTTTAATGGGCAGCTAGAGTTTTACAATGTCGATGAGCTGGAAACCATGGCCACCGCTGAACATTTCATGGCGACAGATATTGAATGGGATCCGACTGGAAG ATACGTAGCTACTGCAGTGACCTCAGTCCATGAGATGGAGAACGGCTTCAACATCTGGACATTCAATGGCAAGCTACTTTATCGGACACTAAAGGATCATTTCTTCCAG TTCTTATGGCGCCCGAGGCCACCATCATTGCTGACTCCTGAGAAAGAGGAGGAGATTGCAaagaacttgaagaagtacAGCAAGAAGTATGAGGCTGAGGACCAGGATGTTTCAATCTTCTTGAGCGAGCAGGATCGCGAGAAGAGAAGAATGTTGAAGGAGGAATGGGAGAAATGGGTGGCTCACTGGAAGCAGAAGcatgaagaagagaaagaggcgAGGAAAAATCTTAGGGACGGAGAAGCGAGTGATGAGGAAGAGGAGTATGAGGCTAAAGCTATTGAGGTCGAAGAGGTGATAAACCAGGTAGAGGAGGTCGTTTCTTTCGAAGAATGA